The following are encoded together in the Bacteroidales bacterium genome:
- a CDS encoding GNAT family N-acetyltransferase — protein sequence MKDIIPPVPLEALKAELTQERLIRKTNKAGNKIYIINAENSPHTMREIGRLRELSFRNAGGGTGLECDLDAFDTGEKAYQQLIVWDPDEQAILGGYRFYICDPGKCIKDGKVRLATSKLFNFSDEFVKNYVPHMIELGRSFVQPKYQSTSLRRKGLYALDNLWDGLGTLVLDYPSKKYLFGKVTMYLHYHQMARDMILFFLNKHFPDTEGLVTPKEPLTMATDRAKLTAIFKGQNYSEDYKILSKEVRAYGENIPPLINAYMNLSPSMKTFGTVLNKGFGDVEETGIMITVNDLYKAKVERHVLNYVPKQLQKIRNIRRRNLKVQKLITRFHISKRR from the coding sequence GATATTATACCTCCTGTTCCCCTGGAAGCCCTCAAAGCGGAACTTACTCAGGAACGGTTGATCCGAAAAACAAATAAAGCCGGGAATAAAATCTATATCATTAATGCCGAAAATTCCCCCCATACCATGAGGGAGATCGGGCGGCTCAGGGAACTATCCTTCCGGAATGCCGGGGGCGGTACAGGCCTGGAATGCGACCTGGATGCTTTCGATACCGGCGAGAAGGCCTACCAGCAGCTTATTGTCTGGGACCCTGATGAGCAGGCCATTCTTGGAGGATACCGTTTTTATATCTGTGATCCCGGAAAATGCATTAAAGACGGAAAAGTGAGGCTGGCCACTTCCAAACTTTTCAACTTCTCAGACGAGTTTGTAAAAAACTATGTCCCGCATATGATTGAACTGGGACGCTCCTTTGTTCAACCCAAGTACCAGAGTACTTCCCTGAGACGAAAAGGCCTGTATGCACTTGACAATCTCTGGGACGGTCTGGGAACCCTGGTACTCGATTATCCCAGTAAGAAATATTTGTTTGGAAAAGTGACCATGTACCTGCACTATCATCAGATGGCCAGGGATATGATCCTCTTTTTTCTGAACAAGCACTTTCCCGACACAGAAGGTCTGGTTACTCCCAAAGAACCTCTGACAATGGCCACAGACAGGGCCAAACTCACTGCAATCTTTAAAGGTCAGAATTATTCGGAGGACTATAAAATCCTGTCCAAAGAGGTGCGGGCATACGGGGAAAATATTCCGCCCCTTATAAATGCCTATATGAATCTTTCGCCTTCCATGAAAACTTTTGGCACGGTTCTGAACAAAGGATTTGGTGATGTAGAGGAAACCGGGATCATGATCACGGTCAATGACCTCTACAAGGCCAAAGTGGAACGCCATGTATTAAATTATGTGCCCAAGCAACTGCAAAAGATCAGGAATATCAGGAGAAGAAACCTGAAAGTCCAGAAACTGATTACCCGATTCCATATTTCCAAACGGAGATAA